CAGGACGGATTTAATTTATTTCCCGTACCCATGCAGGAAATTATCGGTACATTTGCTTCCTTTGCTTTCTCTATCAGAAGCAGCTTTGCAGACACCGTGTCCACAGCGTCTACAATGTAATCATATCCTGAAAAATCAAACAGCTGCGCAGTATCTGCATTAAAAAAGGTATCGTAGGTATGTACCACCGCATCCTGATTAATATCCATAATTCGCTCTTTTGCTACGGAAACCTTTTTTCTGCCCATAGTGGAGCGCAAAGCCACCAGCTGTCTGTTGAGATTTGTCAGGCTCACTTCATCGTGGTCTACTAAAGTCAGATTGCCTATCCCTGACCTTGCCAATGCTTCCACCACATAAGAGCCTACCCCTCCAATTCCAAAAACTGCAACTTTGGAATTTGCAAGTATCTGAAGTCCTTCTTTTCCTAATAGTTCTTCTGAACGTGAGAATGCTTGCAGCATTTTCCGTTTCCTCCTGTTACTACATTTTTTATTAGTTACTTCTCAAAGTGCTGTTTTGGGATGCGAATATCCACCCGTATCCCACATAAGCACTAACATTATACTATTGATTAGCGAAAAAGTATAGCTTAGTTTTTCATCTTTGGCTTAAAAATCAGACTTGCCGCATAGGAAAAAATCAGCGCTGCGGAAATTCCCACCGCACTGGCAGTAAAACCACCCATAAAAATCCCTAAAAATCCATGCTCTGAAATTGCCTTTTTTACTCCTTGGAACAAGGTATTCCCAAATCCCAATAAGGGAACGCTTGCTCCTGCCCCTGCAAAGTCAATTAATTTATCATAAATACCAAAGCTTCCCAATACCGCTCCTGTGCACACCAGCAAAACCATTACCCTTCCGGGCAACAGCTTTGTCTTCTCTAATAATATCTGCACCAGTGCACAAATCAATCCCCCTACCCAAAACGCATTGATGTATTCCATAATTTTTTCTCCTAACAATGTTCAATGACTACTGCCTGAGCAATGCCCGGCACACTTTTTCCTTCATTAAAGCTGACCTTTGAAAGCAGCGCTCCCGTAGGCACAAACAGGATACGTTTCCACTCTCCCTTTTCTATTTTAGGAAGAATATAAGAAACGAAAGTAACCGCAGCACAGCCGCAGCCGCTTCCTCCTGCATGGGTATCCTGCGTATTTGAATCAAAAATTTCTATGCCGCAATCCATGTGCTGTTTTTCAATATCAAAACCTTTTTCTTTCATTAAGTCAAAAAGAATTCTCTGTCCCACTTCTCCTAAATCACCGGTGATAATTCTGTCATAGTCTTCCGGCAGACGATTGAAATCCATAAGATTTTGGTAAATGGTATCGCAGGCAGCAGGCGCCATGCAAGCCCCCATATTTAAGGAGTCCTTAAAGCCGTAGTCCACAATTTTTCCTGTTGTAATTCCTGCAATTCTGGCTTTTCCGCCTTTCGTTCCCAAAATACATGCGCCGCTGCCTGTCACTGTCCATGTAGCTGATAAAGGTCTCTGATTTCCGTATCCTAAAGGAAATCGAAATTCTTTTTCCGCACTGCCAAAATGGCTGGACGTCACGGCTGCAACATAAGGCGCATACCCTCCTGAAACAGCCATCGCCGAAAGAGAAAGGGCTTCCCCCATTGTGGAGCACGCTCCGTAAAGTCCGTATATAGGAGTATCAAAGCCCATAATTCCAAAGGAAGACGCTATTGTCTGAGCCAGCAAATCCCCTGCATAAATCATACGAAGCTGCCACTTTTCAATACCGGCTTTTTCAATCGCCATAGATACTGCTTCCTTTTGCAGATTACTTTCCGCTTCTTCCCACGAAGTACATCCAAATAGTCCCTCTTCCTCTCCAATTTTATCAAAATATTTGCCAAGAGGACCGTCTCCCTCTTTTTTCCCTACAATAGCTGCCCCGCTTAATATATGGGCAGCCTGCTGAAACTGTATACTCTGCTTTCCTACAATCTGTTCCATTACACAATCCCCCATATATGCAAAAAGTAATAAATCAATCCTAACAGGGAAGATGTTAAAACTCCGTATAAAATAACAGGTCCGGCTATAATAAAGATTTTACATCCAATTCCGAAAACCTGTCCCTCCTTCTGATATTCAATAGCAGGCGCCGCCACAGAATTGGCAAAACCCGTAATCGGAACTAAAGTCCCTGCACCGCCCCATTTCGCCAGTTTCGGATAAATATTAAATCCTGTAAGAACTACACTGAACAAAATTAAAAGCAAGGAAGTCCAACTGCCGCTGATTTCTTTATCCAGCCCCATATTCTCACAGATATTTAAAATCACTTGTCCAATAGTACAAATTGCTCCACCACTTACAAAAGCTCCCAGCATATTTAAAAATAAATTATGCGTTGGCGTCTTTTCCTTGACATATTTTTCATATTGCTTTGCGTCCATTACCATTCACCACCTTTATTCTTATTGTGTGAAGTATGTTCCAATCTTATGCAATAAAAAATTGGAAAAGACTTCCTAGTGTTTTCCCTACTGCAATACAAATTACAATCCATCCAATCCCCTTCTTCAGTCCCAAACGCCTTGCCATCACGGCAAACACATTTACCACTTCTACAAGGGCAATAATCCAGCCCCCTAAAAACATCCCAAAGAAAAACCCTGTAACACCTGCAAAAATTTTTCCAAAAGGAACAGACAGATGATAAATATAAATCAGATTTCCCAAAAAGCTTCCAAGCATCAGACAATTTTCGTATAGAAAAATGTGGTTCGCCGTATGAGTAATCCCTGCAAAGCGTGGAATAATTCCCAGTTCTATAATAAACGCTGCCAGAGCCACCGCTACTACTGCACCGCCGCAAAGCCCTGCAATACCTGCCAGAATTTCCCCCTGCCACATTAAGCATTTTCCCCCTTCTGTGTTTTCTTGCTGCGATTTTTATCTGCAATAAGCGTTTTATTTACGTCATCCTCATAAAGCCGCATCTGTACTTCCACCGGAGTCGGGTCCTGCGTAAGCTTGCCTTTCCCAAAATGGTTAAAGAAAAAAACAACACCAATTCCAATTCCCACCGAATAAGTAAATTCCAAAATCGTAGGACCTGTGGCTATTTCACCTGTAAACTGCGTATAGATTTTAGAAAATAAATTGGCAGTATCCACATCTGTGTTAAAGGTCATAATAGAAAAAGCACCTCCAAAAAAAGTCAGCACACAGACCAATAATGTCTTTAACCAGCTATACCATTTTTGTTGATGCTTTGCTTTCTCGTAAGTAACAACAAGATTTGCCTCACCAATATGGGTAATGTCTACATTAGGTTCCTCTTTTGCTATTGCATGAACTAAATCCACCGCAGAAACCACATACCTTCCCGGTTCCCCATTTGGAATAGAAAAAACCTTTCTTACTTTATTTCTATTTAACACTTTACTGTCCTTACATGTAAGTTTCGCCACATCCTGTAAATATATTTCAGGACTTTGTACTTCTACATTTTTCTCTGTCTGTATATACAAAATTTCACTCATCTGACAACCTCCTTACATTACTAAGGAGTATTATGTCCAAATTTTCGCTTTATATCCGTTCTCTTAATGCCTTTAAAATTTTCTTTTCCAGTCTGGAAACCTGTACCTGAGACATTCCCATCATTTTGGCAATGCTGGTTTGTGTCTTCTCTTTAAAAAAGCGCAGATAAATCAGCTCTCTTTCTCTGGCATTTAAGCTCCCCAATATATCTTCTAAAAGAAGCTTGTCCAAAACCTCCTCCTGTTCATCTTTTTCATAAGGCAGCTTATCCTCCAAAGCAATATCGCTGCCATCGCTTTGATAAATGGTCTTCTGCAAGGACTCCACCTGTGCCGAAGACTCCATCGCCATAATCAGTTCTTCTTCTGATACAGACAATTCCTTTGCAATTTCCTCCATAGACGGCTCCTGCCCCGTTTTCATCAGCAATTCTTCCCTGACTGCATAAGCCTTTCCCGCTGCCTCTTTTAAGGAACGGCTCACCTTTACCATACCGTCATCTCTTAAAAAACGTTTAATTTCTCCTGTTATCATAGGCACTGCGTATGTGGAAAACCTCACTTCATAGCTTAAATCAAATTTGTCTATGGCTTTTAAAAGTCCGATACAGCCTATCTGTACTAAGTCTTCCAACTCAGCCCCTCTATTTTGAAATCTTCTGGCAATACTATGTACCAGCCCCATATTTTTCTCTGTAAGTATATCTCTTGCGCTCTTATCTCCTTGGTGTGCACGCCCGATAAGGGCAAGGATATCATCCATACAGCCCTCCTACTCAAAGACGTCTTTCTGTCTGCCGATTGTTTTTTTCATGGTTACGGTTGTCCCTTCGCCAAGTCTGGACTCTACAAGTACCTCGTCCATAAAAGCTTCCATAAAAGCAAATCCCATTCCCGACCTGTCCTGCTCAGGCTTTGTAGTAAAAAGAGGCTGCATTGCCTTTTCCACATCTTCAATTCCTTTTCCTTTGTCCTGTACCACTACCGTTAATTCTCTTTGAAAGCGGCTGCATTCTATGGTAATCATATCTGTCTCTTTTTGATACGCATGCACGATACAGTTTGTAATTGCCTCCGATACGGCTGTTTTTATGTCTGCGACCTCCTCCAGTGTAGGATTTAACTGTGTGCTGAACGCAGCCACCGCAATTCTTGCCAGTCCCTCATTGCAGGAACGACTTTCTACCTCCAGAACCATTTTATTATCCCGGTTCATAATCTCCCCCCTATCTCACTCTATAATTCCATACCGGCTCCTGACTGATTTCAATGTGCTTGTAAATACCGGAAAGCTGCATAATCTTCAAAACTCTGTCATTTACATGGATTGCTGCCACCGTCCCCTTGCTGTAACTTAAAATCCGCTTTCTGCCCATTATCATGCCAATTCCCGAACTGTCCATAAAACCCGTTTCCGAAAAATCAAACACCAGCTGCTTTATCAACCCCTTATCCAGCTCCTTATCCACCTGCGGGGTAATCTGCTCTGCAAAATGATGGTCTAATTCCTTTGGAACATACACAATCAACTGATTTCCACGCTTCTTAATTCTATCCTCCATCTTCACTATCACCCTTTCATTTATAAGCATCATTTCTACATACAAATTTAAACTCATTTATCACTTTTTTTCTATTTTATAATTTTATCACCAACAACTATATTATTAATTTCCTTCTCTGTTTTGCATAAATAACTTATATCCATTTCCAGATGCAGGCGCAGTATTCCAATGGCAAACAATGCAGAATATTTTCGCAGTTTTTGGATGTATAGTGATGTTTTGGAAGCCGTGTCTGAGTGCATCAGCACGAGTTTGGCGGACAAAACATCATTAGGCGACGCAGAAAAACTAGAAAATAACTGCGTTTGCCGTGGGATATCTGAGCCAATATCAAAAGCAAATGGTTTTTTATGTAAAACAGCAAAAAGACGCATACTTCCCGTATACGCCTTTTCTCCAAGGTTTTTCTTCTGTATTTATTCTTCTATGGTTTCCCCTGACTGTATTTCTCCGTCTGTCTCTCCCCCGTCTTCCGTTGGGACTTCTCCGTCTCCTTCACCTTCTGCCGGAGCTTGGTCAGAACCGCCGTTTGCCTCCAGATAATCCTTTGCATCGGAAGCTGCTTTTGTTCCGGGGAATTCATCTATAATTTTCTGATACCACTGATTTGCGTTTTCTTTATCGCCTTTTTTGTCATAGGCCTGTGCTAACTGGAACATGGTATTTTTATCCTGTTTTCCAATATTCAGAGCTTTTTCCAAGCCGGCGATGGCGGTATCATAATCTCCGCTTTCCAAAGCAGCCGAAGCTTCATTTACATATTTTTTGCGCACCGTAGAACCTACGGATTTCATAATGCTGTCATACATGCTCTTTGCTTCTACGGAAAGAAGCTCTGCATTAACGCCTTCAATGGCATTGGCTGCTGTATCGGAATTTCCTTCCTGATGTGCCTGCCACGCTTTTATGAGGTTTTCATAAGCCGCTGCCTTTTCTCCTGCTTCCTGAATTTGCGTCTGCGCTGTATTGACAGACTCGGTTGAAGCCTCCATCTCCTCCTGCATACGGGCAAGCTCCGCAGATATGGTTGCCATTTTTCCGCTGTATTCCACAACCTTTTTGTTGGCTTCCTGATTGATTTTCTGTGTCTTTGCAGGCACAATCAAAAACCAGAGAGCCGCAGCGCCTACCAAAAGCCCCAAAAGCAGGTTTACCAAGGTATTGGTAATGCTCTTTTCTTTATATTCCGGCGGCTGAATAATGGTATCATTGCCGGACTTATATACAATACTTCCGTTTTGCTTTTCATCCTCTTTTTCTCTCATTTTAAAACGAGAGTCCAGATTTGTAGCTCTGCCTGTCTGCTCCTCAATTTCTCTTAAAAAACGAAGAGTCGTGGTATTGGTCTTATCAATCTTTGCCGCTGCTTTCAGTTGTTTTCTGGCTTTCTCATACTCACCCTCATGAATATAAATAAGCGCCAGTAAATGATAACCTTTAATCAGCTTTGGATTGTTAGTAAGCACTTTTTTCAGCTGCATTTTCGCCATATCCAGATTACCGTTTCGGCAATATTCCAGACATTGATTATATTTTTTAATGCTTGTATTAATCATATCAAGGCGATTGGTATTTTTTTGCAGCTTGTCAATATATGCGCTTGCCAGATTGCCCTCAGGCATCATATTTTTGCTGATTACCCATTCGCTTAAGGCAGCAACCACTTCTCCCGTTTCAAAATATACCAGACCAAGAAGATTTCTTGCCTGTATATTCATTTTATTCATTTTCAGACTTCGTTTCAAGCAGGTAATTGCTCCTGATAAATCCCGAATTTGAGCCTTTTCAAGTCCCTGATTATAATAAAAATTGGATAAAGCATCGATTTTCTTCAGTGCCTTTACATTACATCCGCATTTCGGGCAATAATCAGAAGCTGTCAGTACTGTTTGACATACAACACAATTCATCGTCTACTCCTATTTCTCAGATGTTTTATGATTATCCCGCATCATTTCTTTCAGAATATCAATGACATCTGTCAAATCCTGTTTATAAATTGCCCCTTCTGCATCGTCTACATCCAAACACGGCTGAAACTTCTTTAGTTCTTCCTCGTAATTAATCATGTACTCTCCTCCTTACATAGTCCTTAATCTCCCCTACAAGATATAAAGAACCTACCACGAACAGCAGCCCGTCTTTTTTCAGCTTATAAGCCTCTTCAAAAGCTTTTTCCGGATTTGTTTCCACCAAAACGTTTTCACATCCGTTTTCCTTGAACAGTCCAGCAAGCTCCAAAGCTGACTGTTTTCTGCTTCCCCAGATTTCTGTTGTCACAACATTGGTAAAATGAAGCCCGTCACAGATTTTTGCAATCATATCAGGAAACTCCTTGTCAGAAACCGTGGTAAATAACAATGTAATTTCATAATCCTTCTGGAAATGACGAACAGTCTCTACAAACTTTGCAATGCCGTCCTCATTATGCGCTCCGTCTACAATGACACCGGGAAGTATGGTTTCCATACGCCCCTGCCAGCGGGTATTTTTCATACCATGCACCAACTCTGCCTTTTCCATACCATGATATTCCTTCAAAACACCCATGGTTTCCAGAGCCAGAGAAGCGTTCATCATCTGATATTTTGCAGTAAAAGGAACAAATAATTCCGTGTCCCCATAAGCAGCTGAACGGCTGATAAAATGAATTCCTTCCGGTGTAAAATCCAAAAGCTTCTGGTTTTCTTCTTTCACTTCACACCAAGGACATCCTAACTCATGCGCTCTCTTTTTTATTACTTCTGCCGCTTCCTGATTATTTCCGTCAAAGATTACCGGAACCTGCGGTTTTATAATTCCTGCCTTTTCTCCTGCAATCTGTGCAATGGTATTTCCCAAATATTCTACATGGTCAAGGCTAATGGATGTAATCACACAGGCAATAGGATTTAATACAGCGTTTGTAGCATCCAGTCTTCCACCTAAACCGGTTTCCAAAATGATATAATCCACATTTTCCTTCTGGAAAATCACCATTCCCATAAGGAAAAGAAATTCAAAATAAGTAGGATGATAATCTCCTGCCTCTAAAAGCTCATCTGCCAGCTTTTTCACACGTAAAAAGGCTTCTAAAAAGGCCTCGTCCGAAACCATTACCTCGTTAATCTGAAAACGCTCATTAATTTTTACAAGATGAGGAGATGTGAATAACCCGCATCGAAAACCGTGGGCTTCCAACATGGTAGAAAGAAAAGCACAGACACTTCCCTTTCCGTTTGTTCCTGCAACATGAATAATTTTTCTATCTTTATCAGGGCTGTCCAGCATATCCAGACATTTCCTGGTGTGTTCTAATTTATTTTTCGTTGTAAACTTCGGTATATCTTCTATATAATTTACCGCTTCGTCATAAGTAAACAAGCTATCCCTCCTGTTCTGAAAACATAAGCTACCGCACTAAGACTTTGCCTAATGCGGTAGCCTCATATCAATTACCATTATAATGGAGTGGAAAGAATATGCAAGCAAATTATGTCGGTCAGAAAAATTTTCTTTTATTCCTCTTTTTCCTTCTGACTTTCTTCTGTCACAGCGGTTTCCGGCTCTTCCGTGACAATCAATTCCAACTCTGCGCTTGAACTTCCTTCGATTGGTTCATGGTAAATATACTTTTCTGTTCTTGTAAGCACTCTGTGGGTAGAACTGTTGCTTCGCATTGCAACATCTACAACATCCCCTTCTTTTAAGGCGGTGTTTAACAAAAGCAATGTATTTTCATCTACAAAATTCGCCTCTGCCAATTCCCCGTTTATTTCCATAAATGAGGACTGTGTAAAGTTTGCGCCTTTGATATAATACTGTGTTTCACCCAGAGTATCAATTCCATGAAGCTCTGCTTCCTTTACACCCAAATGTGTTTTTGTTCTCTGGAAAGGATTTTTCCCTCCGTATGTGTATTTTTCACCATATAAAATATCATATTGGAGCGTTTCTAAATCCACCTGATAATTTTTTGTATTTCTTCTTGCCTGATGGAAACGGAAAATATTTCCCTCATGAATACCGACTCTGTCCATAACCTCGGCTGCAATCTGATAAGCTGCCAGATTTTTATCTTTCTTTTCCAGTCCCATATTGTCCCAAATCACATACTGTGTCTGGAAAAGATATTTATTTTTTACATCGGTAACCTTCAGTCCCATAGTCGGAAGATGGTCTCCATACATAACCAACACAACGTCTTCATCCAGCTTGGAAAGCTCGTCTGTCAGCTCTTTTACAAACTGATCCATTTCATAAATCTGGTTGCAATAATACTCCCATTTATAATTTTCTGCCTGCGTACTTGAGCCTTTTACTGTAATCTTTGGATTTTCCAATACCGGTTCTTCAGGATAATCTCCATGTCCCTGTACGGAAATCGTGTATACATAATCCGGCTGCGGTGTGGACTCCATTGCTTCCAGAATATATCTGGTCAGGTTTCTGTCACGCATCCAGTCATTAGGATTAGTATCGTCCTGTGTTGCCATGTATTCCTCCGAAGTAAAGGTATCAAATCCCAGATTTGCAAAAACATTTTTTCTTCCATAGAAATTCGCTTCGTTATTATGAATTGCATGAGTTCCGTAACCCAGCCCCTTTAATACATAAGGAGCGCTTTCACAGGTGGTTTCTTTCAAAATACTTTTATACGGATATTCACCCGGTCCAAAATAACGCATGCTCATTCCGGTAATAGACTCAAACTCTGTATTGGCTGTACCCGCCCCTACGGAAGGAACTTTAAAGTAACCGGAAGAATAATCATTCATCATTTTTCTGAAATTCGGAATAGGGTCTTCCGATACCTCCAGATACTCTACCAAAGTCGGGTCAAAAAAGGACTCCAACTGTAAAAACAGAATATTTGGTCTTTTCTCCCCTGTTTCTGCCAGATTTTCCTCACTTTTCTGAATTTCATCAATGACACCCTTGGAATATTCTCTCGGTGAAGAAATTCCTGTGTTAAACACAGTGGTTGCCAGACAATAGGGGTATCCATAATCCTCGTAAGCAAAAGCAATGTTTCCAAAATAGTTGGAAAGCACCCTCTTTTCCAATGCCAATTTTGTTGTGCCCGCAAAAGCGAGAACCCCTGCAATAATCAAAGGCACATTGACCTTATAGCTGAGTTTTCCCTGATATTTCGGTCCTTTTATAAACAAAATAATCAAACCGATAATCGCAATAACCGCTACAATCATTACTACCCAGAAAAAGAAAGGTGACAAATATCTGTCTGCAATCTGGACAGCATCTGTAATCATGTGTAAGTCAGGACCGGTAAACGGCGTAACACGTGTAGTAAGCAGCACACCGTTAATAATTCCAAGTCCCATCCAGAAAATAAACAAAATCGTTCGCACAAACACACGTCTGCGGAACAGATATACAATCAATGTAGTGGTAAATATGAGAAACGCATTGTAAAAGAATACCAACGGGCGTTCCTGTAAAAATTCCCACGCATTCCAGATAGAATGTCTGGACATTGCTTCAATAAAGAAATATCCCACACAGACTGCCAGCATTTGCAGAGGAACAGAAAACATATTAAGGTATTTCAGACAAAATACTTTTTTTATTTCTTTCATAAAATTTATTCTCCTTAATAGCAATGAGAACAGGGGTGTACGACTGTAAAAGCCTTATCCCCCTGTCCCTGATTTGTGCCTAAAGAATTACTGAAGCTGTGCCAGACGCTCTTTCACCTGTTCCATCATGTTGGTATAGCGTTCTAATTTTTCACGCTCCTCCTGCACCTTGCTCTCCGGCGCTTTGCTGATAAAACGCTCATTATTCAGCATACCGTTTACACGTGCAAGCTCTTTTTCCAGTTTTTCTTCTTCTTTCTTCAATCTCTCAATTTCTTTTTCAATGTCTACCAGTTCTGCAAACGGCATATAAATTACTGCGTTGCCGATTACCGCTGATACTGCATCTTCTGCAATTCCCTCTTTGTCAGCCTGTACGAAAACTTCGCTTGCATAGCCAAGTGTAGCAAAGAAAACTTTTCCGCTTTCAAATATTTCTCTGACTGCTGCTTCCTCAGAAACAACGAATACCTTTGCTTTTTTGCTTGGCGGAACGTTCATACCTGTACGAACATTACGAATTCCTCTTACGGCTTCCTTAATTGTTTCCACTGCTTCTTCATCTGCTGCAAAATCCCACTCTTCTGTAAATTCCGGCCATGCAGAAATCATAATAGATTCTTCTTCCGGACAAAGTGTACAGTAAATTTCTTCTGTAATAAAAGGCATATATGGATGAAGGAGCTTTAATGCATTGCTTAAAACTGTTTTCAATGTCCAAAGGGCTGCTGCCTTTGTAGTATCTTCATCATTATAAAGACGTGGTTTTACCATTTCAATATACCAGTCACAGAATTCTTCCCAGATAAAGTCATATACTTTCTGAACTGCAATTCCCAGTTCGTATTTATCCAGATTTTCTGTTACTTCTTTTGCCAGTGTATTTACTTTGGATAAAATCCATTTATCTGCGCCTGTCAATGTCTGTAAATCAATATTCTTTGGAATATCTGCTTTTTCCAAATTCATCATGATAAATCTGGAAGCATTCCATACCTTATTAGCAAAGTTTCTGCTTGCTTCTATACGTTCCCAGTAAAAACGCATATCATTTCCCGGTGCATTACCTGTCATCAAAGTAAGACGCAGCGCATCTGCTCCGTATTTGTCAATAACTTCCAATGGGTCAATACCGTTTCCAAGAGATTTACTCATCTTACGTCCCTGAGAGTCTCTTACCAGACCATGAATTAAAACATGGTGGAATGGTGTTTTGCCTGTCTGTTCCAGACCTGAAAATACCATACGGATTACCCAGAAGAAAATAATGTCATATCCTGTTACCAGAACGTCTGTAGGATAGAAATATTCCATTTCCTCTGTTTTTTCCGGCCAGCCTAAAGTAGAAAATGGCCAGAGTGCTGAAGAGAACCATGTGTCCAGTGTATCCTCATCCTGATGGAGATGTGTGCATCCACACTTCGGACATTTTTCCGGCATTTCTCTTGCAACTACAGTTTCCCCACATTCATCGCAGTAGTATGCAGGAATTCTGTGTCCCCACCATAACTGACGGGAAATACACCAGTCTCTGATATTTTCCAGCCAGTGCATATATGTCTTGTCAAAACGTTCCGGAACAAACTGTAATTCTCCGTTTTTCAGAGTTTCAATGGCAGCTTCTCCCATTTCTTTCATTCTTACAAACCACTGTGGCTTAATCATCGGTTCTACGGTTGTCTTACAACGGTCATGTGTACCAACGCTGTGAGAATGAGGAACTACTTTTACTAAAAGTCCCTGTGCTTCCAAATCCGCTACCATCGCTTTTCTGGCTTCATAGCGGTCCATACCTGCATATTTTCCGCCCAGCTCATTGATAGTTGCATCATCATTCATAATGTTGATTTCTTCTAAGTTATGACGTTTTCC
The DNA window shown above is from Blautia hansenii DSM 20583 and carries:
- a CDS encoding sulfatase-like hydrolase/transferase, with protein sequence MKEIKKVFCLKYLNMFSVPLQMLAVCVGYFFIEAMSRHSIWNAWEFLQERPLVFFYNAFLIFTTTLIVYLFRRRVFVRTILFIFWMGLGIINGVLLTTRVTPFTGPDLHMITDAVQIADRYLSPFFFWVVMIVAVIAIIGLIILFIKGPKYQGKLSYKVNVPLIIAGVLAFAGTTKLALEKRVLSNYFGNIAFAYEDYGYPYCLATTVFNTGISSPREYSKGVIDEIQKSEENLAETGEKRPNILFLQLESFFDPTLVEYLEVSEDPIPNFRKMMNDYSSGYFKVPSVGAGTANTEFESITGMSMRYFGPGEYPYKSILKETTCESAPYVLKGLGYGTHAIHNNEANFYGRKNVFANLGFDTFTSEEYMATQDDTNPNDWMRDRNLTRYILEAMESTPQPDYVYTISVQGHGDYPEEPVLENPKITVKGSSTQAENYKWEYYCNQIYEMDQFVKELTDELSKLDEDVVLVMYGDHLPTMGLKVTDVKNKYLFQTQYVIWDNMGLEKKDKNLAAYQIAAEVMDRVGIHEGNIFRFHQARRNTKNYQVDLETLQYDILYGEKYTYGGKNPFQRTKTHLGVKEAELHGIDTLGETQYYIKGANFTQSSFMEINGELAEANFVDENTLLLLNTALKEGDVVDVAMRSNSSTHRVLTRTEKYIYHEPIEGSSSAELELIVTEEPETAVTEESQKEKEE
- a CDS encoding valine--tRNA ligase; this translates as MSKELAKTYDPKGLEDRIYQKWLDNKYFHAEVNRDKKPFTIVMPPPNVTGQLHMGHALDETMQDILIRFKRMQGYEALWQPGTDHAAIATEVKVIEKLKEQGIDKNEIGREEFLKHAWEWKEEYGGKIINQLKKLGASADWDRERFTMDEGCSKAVQEVFIKLYEKGYIYKGSRIINWCPVCQTSISDAEVEHEDQDGFFWHINYPVAGEEGQFVEIATTRPETLLGDTAVAVNPEDERYKHLVGKMLKLPLTDREIPVIADEYVDKEFGTGCVKITPAHDPNDFEVGKRHNLEEINIMNDDATINELGGKYAGMDRYEARKAMVADLEAQGLLVKVVPHSHSVGTHDRCKTTVEPMIKPQWFVRMKEMGEAAIETLKNGELQFVPERFDKTYMHWLENIRDWCISRQLWWGHRIPAYYCDECGETVVAREMPEKCPKCGCTHLHQDEDTLDTWFSSALWPFSTLGWPEKTEEMEYFYPTDVLVTGYDIIFFWVIRMVFSGLEQTGKTPFHHVLIHGLVRDSQGRKMSKSLGNGIDPLEVIDKYGADALRLTLMTGNAPGNDMRFYWERIEASRNFANKVWNASRFIMMNLEKADIPKNIDLQTLTGADKWILSKVNTLAKEVTENLDKYELGIAVQKVYDFIWEEFCDWYIEMVKPRLYNDEDTTKAAALWTLKTVLSNALKLLHPYMPFITEEIYCTLCPEEESIMISAWPEFTEEWDFAADEEAVETIKEAVRGIRNVRTGMNVPPSKKAKVFVVSEEAAVREIFESGKVFFATLGYASEVFVQADKEGIAEDAVSAVIGNAVIYMPFAELVDIEKEIERLKKEEEKLEKELARVNGMLNNERFISKAPESKVQEEREKLERYTNMMEQVKERLAQLQ